In a genomic window of Toxorhynchites rutilus septentrionalis strain SRP unplaced genomic scaffold, ASM2978413v1 HiC_scaffold_361, whole genome shotgun sequence:
- the LOC129782067 gene encoding uncharacterized protein LOC129782067 encodes MSETNSSPSRVETRTLSFVSFDTNDFEELADSQSTTFDGVDNTGKDNEQPPFGFLLKGTDLSRVEIKSLSVEFPAKVCKKGMELNAPEIECRIFETSVSQMQERSTNDMQDSIVSFDTNDLEGSTKSQDTTYSSDVDVTELVFNTTDFENLRKEIKEKGNSNRIKYNVKVAECGATATKRLYSGASIYECSFYINKKNIEMCKHYDQHNIMQSKTKVGDAKYKQQKHRRPFIVALEDLLKIKYEEFNIYCIININSHNCNKSGWLFYGVCAHKTCRSYRFKIVSVTDGDNIYKVDVYVNVAMTLIHGENLKAAYCKGVKRNINMKKLQLQKPLELRTKLINEKKKREPFEKVDIVSKNVLKKISSEAKSKLNRDIDDFQDLIKMSEDNGSYIKNVFRKPFGVICFNTKMFKELRKNKTYSPIFYMDGTGSVVRYSKAEKRVQIYVLVAYNYRSNFSVPVTTFVTESQKTVDFHNWLNIFRASYESGSSMNKLNKIARIVSVDWSWSLIGGLIRALNNQHHTLPEYIRDCYKVCIRELNLNFTIIHLCYSHFMNVVSKDLKSAPINIKHKFMDCMRLAVRATNLVDLIDLFIIMTCIFGSANENRMLETSLKELDAKINDRTSFDSESAGKFDYTGI; translated from the exons ATGTCCGAAACAAACTCATCTCCTTCACGTGTCGAAACAAGAACATTATCATTTGTATCATTTGACACAAACGATTTCGAGGAATTGGCCGACTCTCAAAGTACTACTTTTGACGGCGTTGATAATACGGGAAAAGATAACGAA CAACCTCCATTCggatttttattgaaaggaacAGATTTATCGCGTGtcgaaataaaatcattatccgTCGAGTTTCCTGCAAAAGTATGTAAGAAAGGAATGGAACTTAATGCTCCAGAAATTGAATGTCGCATTTTTGAAACATCAGTAAGTCAAATGCAAGAGAGATCAACGAACGACATGCAAGACTCGattgtttcatttgataccaatgatCTTGAAGGATCGACCAAATCACAAGATACTACTTATAGCAGTGATGTAGATGTAACTGAACTTGTGTTCAATACAACGGACTTTGAAAACCTACGAAAAGAGATAAAAGAAAAAGGCAACAGTAACAGGATCAAATACAATGTCAAGGTTGCGGAATGTGGGGCAACTGCCACAAAAAGACTTTATAGTGGTGCTTCAATTTACGAGTGTTCTTTTTACATCAACAAGAAGAACATTGAAATGTGTAAACATTATGATCAACATAATATAATGCAAAGCAAAACCAAGGTTGGCGATGCTAAATATAAGCAACAAAAGCATAGAAGGCCTTTTATAGTGGCCTTAGAAGATTTGTTAAAAATCAAATATGAAGAATTCAATATCTATTGTATAATCAATATAAATTCTCATAATTGCAACAAATCTGGCTGGCTATTTTATGGTGTCTGCGCTCACAAGACCTGCAGATCTTATCGTTTCAAAATTGTTTCTGTTACGGATGGTGATAACATATATAAAGTCGATGTCTATGTTAATGTCGCTATGACCCTGATACACGGGGAAAACCTGAAAGCGGCATATTGCAAAGGAGTAAAAAGaaacataaatatgaaaaaactgcAGCTCCAAAAACCACTTGAATTACGAACTAAGTTGAtcaacgaaaagaaaaaaagggaaCCATTCGAGAAGGTAGACATTGTCAGcaaaaatgtattgaaaaaaattagcagTGAAGCTAAATCGAAGCTTAACAGGGATATTGATGATTTTCAAGATTTGATAAAAATGTCTGAGGATAACGGATCTtatatcaaaaatgtgtttagaAAGCCCTTTGGTGTAATTTGTTTtaatacaaaaatgttcaaagagCTGAGAAAAAACAAGACTTACAGTCCTATTTTCTACATGGATGGTACTGGATCGGTTGTACGATATTCAAAAGCTGAGAAGCGTgttcaaatatatgttttggtCGCATACAATTACCGGTCAAATTTTAGTGTACCCGTAACAACCTTTGTGACTGAAAGCCAaaaaacagtagacttccacAATTGGTTGAATATATTTCGTGCTTCGTACGAGTCAGGCAGCTctatgaataaattgaataaaatagcgaGAATTGTTAGTGTTGATTGGAGCTGGTCACTGATTGGTGGATTGATACGGGCTCTTAATAATCAACACCATACACTACCAGAGTATATCCGAGATtgttataaagtttgcataagaGAACTCAATCTCAATTTCACTATCATTCATTTATGCTACAGTCATTTCATGAATGTAGTTTCTAAGGACTTGAAATCTGCTCCAATCAACATAAAACATAAGTTCATGGACTGTATGCGATTGGCTGTACGTGCTACAAACTTAGTGGACTTAATCGATCTGTTTATCATTATGACATGCATTTTTGGATCTGCAAATGAGAACCGAATGCTTGAGACATCACTAAAAGAACTAGATGCAAAAATTAATGATAGAACAAGCTTCGATTCAGAAAGCGCTGGTAAATTTGATTATACTGGCATCG